From a single Scylla paramamosain isolate STU-SP2022 chromosome 28, ASM3559412v1, whole genome shotgun sequence genomic region:
- the LOC135114970 gene encoding protein dispatched-like translates to MMWYARLLCHHPYAVLSSVVVVVVTCLVLSLTARPLPSFTDPSLGFVTRGTTVSRRAVAWENLLDASRFQGPLSVNPSDGPRSNPHPREPEKDDGPPPVHRHKVCIEVTPNGSAVVPNCAEDNMRNNSWNSSSLDDETQKTAISDLTIMVNNAARREDEAWAGEESRTEYQLQTEWEEDNHPNHSHLRDDDFFCAPVVPEYGRVILKSTVPRTTLLTLHHLRAICQLDERLRSLSEFQPICETWSPGRCCPSWSLPNYVALLSNRSSCHQIVQEDVDKVHHLLRWCSRHLDLQLERGCRGPNGCSQVPKECLMHDAVYTILHYLIDAAFLNPEVPDPDHPEPFRLSEPHHKHQKQKLEERLSFTALFLPIARGSQALPYFEALQQLDLTLDNVTVTAVDLGLKYALFDKLLLANSYLLGVGGGVVLFLMWCYTGSLFITLITITTVACALIIAYFMYIFIYEIAVFPYMNVLTTVIAVGIGADDTFVYCRVWTLAKQDKNTGTMVKLVADTFHHAAASIAVTSLTTAAAFLASCVSHITAIRCFSIFAGTVVLANLLLMLTWVPACVVVAERWGASTCCLCVPPAPVYAPQLPPRCSVLCSLPLRLCYFFAESARVFFEKVLPWVVIKLRYLWVVILGSLAVCSALVVFYYPGLQLPDSQEFQLFSRDHVFEQYDLKYKYKFWFERNLRKDVVNRLPVRVVWGIQPVDNGDHLNPASKGSLVFDEEFDMAHPESQEWLHGFCRELRNQSFYLPTLGPLLPHCFIDTFKLWMEGRKCQDPINGVNRYPCCKDSAFPYSRYVFDKCIHKGIKALYQTPREYFIPGVAGPKFSRDTGKVVAVVVEYDSNILWSLSYTAMQEFFQKVDSWVQAQMKEAPYGMRGGWFTSYLEFYDVQHSLSVGTGVAVAVAVGVSLAVLVFTTLNVVVSLLAVVSVGAIILVTLASLVLLGWRLNVLESVTVSVAIGLAVDLTLHYGVAYRLSPEAEREAAVTWAISRLGSPVFMAAATSLAAGVAMLPASVLAYVHIGTFLTVITSVSYVYATLFYLPLLRIFGPESGCGQLSCPKLCLCSCCTPSNQQHVDKTVYQQAYMSESTLSTSSTSCPPPQTHPSSDTHELEPLTAMRLAGRARMVHTPARHKVGLAEPAAPSEAVANHTTPHPEVGASSEIGRAARSGSLSSSVSGRDHSTFIPRKVSLPSPGGAVSEGGEPSPRHSVAPASSATTILYSEPDTDYGQQNHHPQDGSVALGPAMLEAGAVVA, encoded by the exons ATGATGTG GTATGCACGGCTGCTGTGTCACCACCCTTATGCTGTACtgagcagtgtggtggtggtggtggtgacctgcCTGGTGCTCTCCCTCACAGCCCGGCCTCTGCCCTCCTTCACTGACCCCTCCCTG GGCTTTGTGACACGAGGGACAACTGTGAGTCGCCGTGCTGTGGCATGGGAGAACCTGCTGGATGCTTCACGATTCCAGGGTCCCCTCAGTGTGAACCCTTCAGATGGTCCCCGGTCAAACCCTCATCCAAGGGAACCCGAGAAGGATGACGGCCCACCACCAGTCCATCGGCACAAG GTGTGCATTGAGGTGACCCCCAATGGCTCAGCTGTGGTGCCAAACTGTGCCGAGGACAACATGAGAAACAATAGCTGGAATTCAAGCTCCCTGGATGATGAGACCCAGAAAACAGCCATCTCTGACCTCACCATCATGGTCAACAATGCTGccaggagggaggatgaggcCTGGGCCGGGGAGGAGAGCCGGACAGAGTACCAATTGCAGACTGAGTGGGAGGAAGATAATCATCCCAATCATTCACACTTAAGAGATGACGACTTTTTCTGTGCCCCTGTTG TGCCAGAGTATGGAAGGGTCATCCTGAAGAGCACAGTGCCAAGAACCACCCTTCTCACTCTACACCATCTACGAGCCATCTGTCAGCTGGATGAGCGCCTGCGTTCCCTCTCTGAGTTTCAACCAATTTGTGAAACATGGAGTCCTGGCCGGTGCTGTCCCTCTTGGTCATTGCCCAACTATGTGGCACTTCTCTCCAACCGCTCCTCCTGTCACCAAATTGTG CAAGAGGATGTGGATAAGGTGCATCATCTTCTGCGTTGGTGCTCTCGTCATCTGGATCTGCAGCTAGAGAGGGGCTGTCGAGGGCCAAATGGGTGTAGCCAAGTGCCCAAGGAGTGCCTGATGCATGATGCCGTGTACACCATCCTCCACTACCTGATTGATGCAGCTTTCCTTAATCCAGAG GTGCCCGACCCTGATCACCCAGAACCCTTCAGGCTGTCAGAacctcaccacaaacaccagAAGCAGAAGTTGGAGGAGAGACTGAGCTTCACTGCACTGTTTTTGCCCATCGCGCGAGGTTCTCAGGCTCTTCCTTACTTTGAGGCTTTGCAGCAGTTGGACCTCACCCTCGATAATGTGACTGTGACAGCTGTGGACCTTG GTCTGAAGTACGCTCTCTTTGACAAACTGTTGCTGGCAAACTCCTACCTGctgggtgttggtggtggagtggtgttgTTCCTCATGTGGTGCTACACTGGCTCCCTCTTCATCAccctcatcactatcaccactgtcGCCTGTGCCCTCATCATTGCTTACTTCATGTATATCTTCATCTACGAGATTGCCGTCTTCCCCTACATGAATGTGCTCACAACGGTCATCGCTGTCG GCATAGGTGCGGATGACACCTTTGTGTACTGCCGAGTGTGGACACTGGCCAAGCAGGACAAGAACACAGGCACAATGGTCAAGCTTGTGGCTGACACCTTCCACCATGCTGCTGCCTCCATTGCCGTCACCTCcctcactactgctgctgcctttCTTGCTTCCTGTGTCTCCCACATCACTGCTATCCGCtgcttcag CATCTTTGCGGGGACAGTGGTGTTGGCCAACTTGCTGCTGATGCTGACCTGGGTACCAgcctgtgtggtggtggctgagCGCTGGGGGGCTTCCACCTGCTGCCTGTGTGTGCCCCCTGCTCCTGTTTACGCCCCACAGCTGCCGCCCCGCTGCTCTGTGTTGTGCTCACTTCCCCTCAGGCTTTGCTATTTCTTTGCTGAGTCTGCTCGTGTGTTCTTTGAGAAGGTGTTGCCTTGGGTGGTGATCAAGCTGAGATACCTATGGGTGGTAATACTAGGCAGCTTGGCAGTGTGCAGTGCTCTTGTTGTCTTCTATTACCCCGGCCTGCAGCTCCCAGACTCGCAGGAGTTCCAGCTTTTCTCTCGCGATCATGTATTTGAGCAATATGACCTAAAATACAAGTACAAATTCTGGTTTGAACGCAACCTTCGGAAAGATGTGGTCAACCGCCTGCCAGTGAGAGTGGTGTGGGGCATCCAGCCGGTGGACAACGGAGACCACCTCAACCCTGCCTCCAAAGGTTCCCTGGTGTTTGATGAGGAGTTTGATATGGCCCACCCAGAGTCTCAGGAGTGGCTGCATGGCTTCTGCCGGGAGCTGCGTAACCAGAGTTTCTATTTGCCCACCCTGGGACCCCTCCTGCCCCACTGCTTCATTGACACCTTCAAGCTGTGGATGGAAGGACGAAAGTGTCAAGACCCCATCAATGGGGTGAACCGCTATCCATGCTGCAAGGACTCGGCCTTCCCTTACTCCCGGTACGTGTTTGACAAGTGCATCCACAAGGGCATCAAGGCTCTTTACCAGACCCCACGGGAGTATTTCATTCCTGGTGTAGCCGGGCCAAAGTTCAGCCGGGACACGGGcaaggtggtggcagtggtggtggagtatGATAGTAACATTCTGTGGTCTCTCTCCTACACTGCCATGCAGGAGTTCTTTCAAAAG GTTGACTCTTGGGTGCAGGCCCAGATGAAGGAGGCACCATATGGAATGCGAGGCGGCTGGTTCACCTCCTATCTGGAGTTCTATGATGTGCAGCACTCCTTGTCTGTGGGGACAGGTGTGGCAGTGGCTGTGGCAGTAGGGGTGAGCCTGGCTGTGCTGGTGTTCACCACTCTCAATGTGGTGGTGAGTCTGCTGGCAGTGGTGAGTGTGGGCGCCATCATCTTAGTAACTCTGGCATCCCTGGTGCTGCTGGGCTGGCGGCTCAATGTGCTGGAGAGCGTGACAGTTAGTGTGGCCATTGGCCTGGCTGTAGACCTCACCCTGCACTATGGTGTAGCCTACAGACTCTCCCCTGAGGCTGAGCGTGAGGCAGCTGTCACGTGGGCCATCAGTCGCCTGGGTAGTCCAGTGTTCATGGCTGCTGCCACCTCCCTGGCTGCCGGAGTGGCCATGCTGCCAGCCAGTGTGCTGGCCTATGTACACATCGGGACCTTCTTGACAGTGATCACCTCCGTCTCTTATGTGTATGCCACGCTCTTCTACCTCCCTCTGCTGCGCATCTTTGGGCCAGAGTCTGGCTGTGGCCAGCTTTCTTGCCCCAAGCTGTGCTTATGCTCTTGTTGTACCCCGAGCAATCAGCAACATGTGGACAAGACAGTGTACCAACAAGCCTACATGAGTGAATCCACGCTGTCCACTTCCAGCACATCCTGCCCACCACCCCAGACTCACCCGTCCTCGGACACCCACGAGCTGGAGCCACTGACGGCCATGAGGCTCGCTGGTCGAGCCCGGATGGTGCACACGCCTGCCCGGCACAAGGTGGGGCTGGCTGAGCCAGCTGCCCCGTCTGAAGCTGTTGCCAATCACACCACACCCCACCCTGAGGTTGGAGCGTCCTCTGAGATTGGACGCGCTGCCCGGTCTGggtctttatcttcctctgtcAGTGGTCGAGACCATTCGACCTTCATCCCCCGCAAGGTGTCCCTGCCCTCACCTGGAGGagcagtgagtgagggaggagaaccCTCCCCCAGGCACAGTGTGGCTCCAGCCTCCTCAGCCACCACCATCCTTTACTCTGAGCCAGATACTGACTATGGCCAACAGAACCACCACCCTCAGGATGGTAGTGTGGCTCTGGGGCCAGCCATGCTGGAGGCTGGGGCTGTGGTGGCATGA